One segment of Triticum aestivum cultivar Chinese Spring chromosome 2A, IWGSC CS RefSeq v2.1, whole genome shotgun sequence DNA contains the following:
- the LOC123191450 gene encoding uncharacterized protein, with protein sequence MTEALPLAEALVTAHPRSTVALNLAGDLHSQMSSALFETGSKTDDEDVLRQSRDHSVLALAYFTEAKRFAPRCIVTPVFRGNELMCLAKLGELEKEVLPEIKLPFDTDVASVVSLHANGFTDRIADIQSEFIHASTMIDPDDPARHNIWYDIRRRTRTQHGNKRRTKHASHRLEGLEQGYQLIHSSPKDNITKARAEASDKLHEIMGFVCDQFVPTKVEEILRKDVAAAREEAKNLAATYGYCARARMLEGYVELKHTTTVGGPQFKAMLRELIQMVHEAAAAFKGSIIIAKFLAELYSALDQDEYAMSIVQRALLVHNPDDPGRHDVPVGCTPGDCSQDRIATVQDQLRQMLARIEANIKSRSHPTDLLGSEEDVAEVDNGSPVNGKGKKKKKKKKKTEKKPAVHQAFRYSQKKKAPNPSRIPVWEDWLRKNRTTPTPASIPPIHNSCSCLQAELTFAKMVQQQLVPESEVNLYVEYCQALAQCSKENSIDNHYREKHSLSLGQTFKCPEKPCNIGLRSYTDFRRHHYFVHRLTPGWWKPES encoded by the exons ATGACCGAGGCACTGCCACTCGCCGAGGCGCTCGTCACCGCCCACCCGCGGTCCACGGTGGCGCTCAATTTGGCAGGCGATCTTCATAGCCAGATGAGTTCAGCGCTGTTCGAGACGGGGTCCAAGACTGATGATGAGGATGTGCTGCGCCAGTCGCGCGATCATTCAGTTCTGGCCCTGGCCTACTTCACCGAAGCCAAGCGGTTTGCGCCACGCTGCATCGTGACTCCTGTCTTCCGAGGGAACGAGCTGATGTGCCTTGCAAAGCTCGGTGAGCTTGAGAAGGAAGTCCTTCCTGAGATTAAGCTTCCCTTCGACACAGATGTTGCGTCCGTTGTGTCTCTTCATGCCAATGGGTTTACTGACCGGATTGCTGACATCCAATCTGAGTTCATCCATGCCAGTACCATGATTGACCCGGACGACCCAGCCAGGCATAACATCTGGTATGATATTCGTCGGCGCACCCGCACCCAACACGGGAACAAACGGCGAACCAAGCACGCCAGCCACAGGCTTGAAGGGCTCGAACAGGGCTACCAGCTCATCCACTCGTCGCCCAAGGACAACATTACCAAAGCAAGAGCAGAAGCTTCAGATAAGCTACACGAGATAATGGGATTTGTGTGTGATCAGTTTGTGCCTACCAAAGTGGAGGAGATCTTGCGTAAGGATGTTGCTGCTGCAAGAGAGGAGGCAAAGAACTTGGCTGCAACTTATGGCTACTGTGCCCGAGCACGCATGCTAGAAGGTTATGTGGAGCTGAAGCACACTACAACAGTGGGTGGACCACAGTTTAAGGCAATGTTAAGAGAGCTGATCCAGATGGTCCATGAAGCAGCGGCTGCTTTCAAAGGTTCTATCATCATTGCAAAGTTCCTGGCTGAGCTCTACTCTGCACTTGACCAAGATGAGTACGCAATGAGCATTGTGCAAAGAGCCCTTCTAGTCCATAACCCTGACGACCCGGGCAGACATGATGTGCCTGTTGGTTGCACCCCAGGGGACTGCTCTCAAGATAGGATTGCCACTGTCCAAGACCAACTTCGTCAGATGCTTGCCAGGATTGAAGCAAATATAAAATCAAGAAGCCATCCAACAG ATCTTTTAGGAAGTGAAGAAGACGTTGCTGAAGTTGACAATGGAAGTCCGGTCAACggaaaggggaagaagaagaagaagaagaagaagaagacagagAAAAAGCCTGCAGTGCATCAGGCATTTAGGTATTCACAGAAGAAAAAGGCGCCCAACCCGAGCAGGATACCTGTATGGGAGGACTGGCTTCGAAAGAACAGAACAACACCTACACCGGCATCTATTCCTCCCATACAT AACAGTTGTTCCTGTCTCCAGGCAGAATTGACGTTTGCCAAG ATGGTTCAACAGCAGCTTGTGCCAGAGTCTGAGGTGAACCTGTATGTCGAGTACTGCCAAGCACTTGCACAGTGTTCAAAGGAGAATTCC ATCGATAATCACTATCGGGAAAAGCACAGCTTGAGCCTGGGACAAACTTTCAAGTGCCCTGAGAAACCCTGCAACATCGGGCTTCGCAGCTACACCGACTTCCGGAGGCACCATTACTTCGTTCATCGGTTAACACCTGGCTGGTGGAAACCGGAGAGTTAG